The following proteins are co-located in the Candidatus Woesearchaeota archaeon genome:
- a CDS encoding nucleotidyltransferase domain-containing protein: MQKRLIRSLRDEKRPEIFDIILYGSAFKGKEGRDLDIVVIFKTATLRERLDQIQRIKDNLKASYDNIDIKQTTLEELFSSAFFARTGILTEGISVFRNKPLPEVLGFRSYVLFWYSLDGLTHAQKVKFNYILAGRGSKGMLKELEGERLVNGAIKIPTKDSLKFESILEANKVTYKKKAILEVI; the protein is encoded by the coding sequence ATGCAGAAGCGATTGATAAGATCATTAAGGGATGAGAAGAGGCCGGAGATTTTTGATATCATCCTCTATGGCTCTGCTTTCAAGGGTAAGGAAGGCAGGGATCTTGACATAGTCGTGATATTCAAGACCGCAACTCTTAGGGAACGCCTTGATCAGATACAGAGGATCAAGGATAATCTCAAGGCATCATATGATAATATTGACATCAAGCAGACCACTTTGGAGGAATTGTTCTCTTCCGCATTCTTTGCGAGGACAGGTATTCTGACAGAAGGCATAAGTGTCTTCAGGAACAAGCCCCTGCCAGAGGTTTTGGGATTCAGGTCTTATGTTTTGTTCTGGTATTCATTGGATGGCTTGACTCACGCGCAGAAAGTGAAGTTCAATTATATCCTTGCAGGCAGGGGATCTAAAGGCATGCTAAAAGAGTTGGAGGGGGAAAGACTTGTCAACGGAGCAATAAAGATTCCGACAAAAGATTCATTGAAGTTTGAATCGATACTTGAGGCAAACAAGGTGACGTACAAGAAGAAAGCGATCCTGGAAGTTATCTGA
- a CDS encoding ArsR family transcriptional regulator, translated as MVFLHQRITIYRLRKPATPGINDELQWLGTSLGLFGLRDKDRSCFRLFITLLKAGKKNQSLTSDELADQLDLSRGTVVHHLNKLMEAGLVLHERNNYMLRVSKVSDLVDEIKQDMERTLQDIKKVADDIDKGLDL; from the coding sequence ATGGTCTTTTTGCATCAGAGAATAACAATCTACAGATTACGGAAACCTGCTACTCCTGGCATAAATGATGAGCTCCAATGGCTGGGCACATCGCTCGGGCTGTTCGGGCTCAGGGACAAGGATCGGTCGTGCTTCCGTCTTTTTATCACATTACTGAAAGCAGGAAAGAAGAACCAGAGCCTGACATCAGATGAGCTGGCAGATCAGCTCGATCTTTCCAGGGGCACTGTCGTGCATCATCTCAACAAGCTCATGGAAGCAGGTCTTGTCCTCCATGAGAGGAACAACTACATGCTCCGCGTCTCGAAAGTCAGCGACCTCGTCGACGAGATAAAGCAGGACATGGAAAGGACACTGCAGGACATAAAGAAGGTTGCGGATGACATCGACAAGGGGCTGGATCTCTGA
- a CDS encoding methyltransferase domain-containing protein, with the protein MDEDKEHIKNLKFRDDTLLKARKVFYRLSKPFVDLDKEIISRISTEGSLKILDVGCGNGDLLIKLRNTGFSGEMKGIDFSEGIINNARDAGKGTGIDFRIGEAEHLPFRDDFFDIIIAKHVLHLVGRPQQAFNEIWRCLKKGGKFICVLHTARNKPFIHALEKEINEKFKVSIMHTSKNVTMEDADQYFEAFKVLEKKSFESKVELKEAKPFVDYFETLKYSWVPKLTEEQWKLIVETVRRFVEQMIKDQGHFIELNSNGLIVAKK; encoded by the coding sequence ATGGATGAGGATAAGGAGCACATCAAGAACCTCAAGTTCAGGGATGACACACTCTTGAAAGCAAGAAAGGTATTCTACAGGCTTTCAAAGCCTTTTGTGGACCTTGACAAAGAGATAATCAGTAGGATAAGCACTGAAGGCAGCCTGAAGATATTGGATGTCGGCTGCGGGAACGGGGATTTACTCATAAAACTCAGGAACACAGGTTTCAGCGGAGAGATGAAAGGGATAGATTTCTCAGAAGGCATAATCAACAATGCCCGCGATGCAGGGAAAGGAACAGGAATAGACTTCAGAATCGGAGAAGCAGAGCACCTTCCATTCAGGGATGACTTCTTTGACATCATAATCGCAAAACATGTATTGCACCTTGTCGGGAGACCCCAGCAGGCATTCAATGAGATATGGAGATGCCTCAAGAAAGGAGGGAAGTTCATCTGCGTGCTACATACAGCAAGAAACAAGCCATTCATCCACGCCCTCGAGAAAGAGATAAACGAGAAATTCAAGGTATCTATCATGCACACAAGCAAAAATGTCACGATGGAAGATGCAGACCAATACTTTGAGGCATTCAAGGTGCTTGAGAAGAAGTCCTTCGAGAGCAAAGTTGAGCTGAAAGAGGCAAAGCCATTTGTCGATTATTTTGAGACATTGAAATACAGCTGGGTGCCCAAGCTGACAGAAGAGCAGTGGAAGCTCATTGTGGAGACGGTCAGGAGATTCGTGGAGCAGATGATAAAGGATCAAGGGCATTTCATCGAACTGAATTCCAATGGGCTGATTGTCGCGAAGAAATGA
- a CDS encoding permease yields MEKEEWKILAWIIGIFAVFYFVPYGAEWFNNSVISGVNLLNDYAKQHVLTCLVPALFIAGAIAVFIQKEKVMKYLGHEAKKYVSYGVASVSGAILAVCSCTILPLFAGIRKRGAGLGPAITFLFAGPAINIAAIFLTMSVLGLEIGLARVTSAVLLSIIVGLTMQVIFREQVDKEKLMIQDTEESQLSNKVMFAFFGLMIGVLVVNGLQIDKFIKYSLMGVFTSGVVGLVLWKFRDHISQKWLNETWNFSKLILPLLFAGVFIAGFIMPLLPEGIITNLVGSNTVTGNLIASIFGALMYFSTLTEIPILQALMAKGMHSGPALALLLAGPSLSLPNMLVVRGVLGTKKTAVYVGLVIIYSAIAGMIFGSIA; encoded by the coding sequence ATGGAAAAGGAAGAATGGAAAATCTTAGCCTGGATAATAGGCATATTCGCGGTATTCTATTTTGTGCCTTACGGCGCAGAATGGTTCAATAACTCAGTGATTTCAGGAGTGAATCTCCTGAATGATTATGCAAAACAGCATGTGCTGACATGCCTTGTACCTGCACTCTTCATTGCAGGCGCCATTGCTGTGTTCATACAGAAAGAGAAGGTCATGAAATATCTGGGTCATGAAGCAAAGAAATATGTCTCATATGGTGTCGCTTCTGTCTCAGGGGCCATACTTGCAGTGTGCTCATGCACGATCCTGCCGCTGTTTGCAGGCATAAGGAAAAGAGGAGCAGGTCTTGGACCTGCGATAACTTTCCTGTTCGCCGGGCCGGCGATAAACATCGCAGCAATATTCCTGACAATGAGTGTTCTCGGTCTGGAGATAGGGCTTGCAAGGGTGACTTCAGCAGTCTTGCTTTCGATAATAGTGGGCTTGACAATGCAGGTCATCTTCAGGGAGCAAGTCGATAAAGAAAAACTGATGATCCAGGATACAGAAGAATCACAATTATCAAACAAGGTCATGTTCGCTTTCTTTGGGCTGATGATCGGCGTGCTTGTTGTTAATGGATTGCAGATTGATAAATTCATCAAGTATTCATTGATGGGTGTCTTCACATCAGGCGTTGTAGGTTTGGTTTTATGGAAATTCCGTGATCATATATCCCAGAAATGGCTCAATGAGACATGGAACTTCTCAAAACTGATCCTTCCATTACTCTTTGCAGGAGTGTTCATAGCAGGATTCATCATGCCGCTGCTGCCAGAAGGCATCATCACCAACCTTGTAGGAAGCAATACAGTGACAGGGAACCTGATAGCATCAATCTTTGGGGCATTAATGTACTTCTCAACACTGACAGAAATCCCTATCTTGCAGGCACTGATGGCCAAAGGGATGCATTCAGGACCAGCTCTGGCATTATTGCTGGCAGGGCCTAGCCTAAGCCTGCCAAACATGCTGGTGGTCAGAGGAGTGCTTGGAACAAAGAAAACTGCAGTCTATGTGGGGCTTGTGATAATCTACTCGGCAATCGCCGGCATGATATTCGGTTCGATTGCCTAA
- a CDS encoding AbrB/MazE/SpoVT family DNA-binding domain-containing protein: MDVAITKISSKGQVVIPAEMRKDLKDGDKLIVIRNKEQIILKKASRLGENLAEDLEFAKRTEESYQRIEQGKGIKMEFDELIRHMKKW, from the coding sequence ATGGATGTTGCAATAACCAAGATAAGCTCAAAAGGCCAGGTTGTGATCCCAGCAGAGATGAGGAAGGACCTGAAAGATGGAGACAAATTGATAGTAATCAGGAATAAGGAACAGATAATCCTGAAAAAGGCAAGCCGATTGGGGGAGAATCTAGCTGAAGACCTTGAGTTCGCAAAAAGGACTGAGGAATCTTACCAGAGGATTGAGCAGGGAAAGGGCATAAAAATGGAATTTGATGAGCTTATCAGACATATGAAAAAATGGTAG
- a CDS encoding ferredoxin — protein MKYKIVHRKDECIGCGACVAADPAHWKMNSENKAELIGAKKVGETEESIIDEKEVDDVRQAAEVCPVRIIEVRKV, from the coding sequence ATGAAATATAAGATTGTCCATAGGAAAGATGAATGCATCGGCTGCGGGGCATGTGTCGCTGCAGATCCTGCCCACTGGAAGATGAATTCTGAGAACAAAGCCGAGCTTATCGGCGCAAAGAAAGTGGGGGAGACAGAAGAGAGTATCATCGACGAGAAAGAGGTCGATGATGTCAGGCAGGCTGCTGAGGTCTGCCCGGTCAGGATAATTGAGGTAAGGAAGGTCTAG
- a CDS encoding glutaredoxin family protein, translating to MKLAKPIKEFFSSRFNISLVLFLVIVGAAAFYVTDGESIKPTEPGDTSVYFFYLPTCPHCSDQKPIYYEIKSERSDVKFFEYDASSQEGSVLFYKMSAEAGLDTSRLGVPTIFVGKNALVGFQTKENIISAIDECINSCKGDEYKTDTKQEMDTGFSDFEIPFIGRVDLTKWSLPTLAVILGLVDGFNPCALWVLIFLITLLLGEKSKKKIWLVVGSFVLASAVSYFLFMTAWLNLFLLMGYIRIITILVGVFALGAGISHLKEWYTSKGELTCKVGDEESHKKTMNRIQNIIAQPVTIGVIISVIGLAFVVNAIEFVCSAAIPAIFTQLLALSGISSFQQYMYILLYLFFYMLDHIIIFSMAALALGSGFANKYAKYCKLVGGAVLFVLGLIMLFAPHLLR from the coding sequence ATGAAACTGGCAAAACCAATAAAAGAATTTTTCTCGTCAAGATTCAACATATCCCTGGTGCTGTTCCTGGTAATCGTCGGGGCAGCTGCCTTCTATGTCACAGATGGCGAATCCATAAAACCGACAGAGCCGGGGGATACATCAGTATATTTCTTCTATCTCCCTACATGCCCCCACTGCAGCGACCAAAAACCAATATACTATGAGATAAAATCAGAAAGATCTGATGTGAAGTTCTTCGAATATGACGCTTCATCACAGGAAGGATCAGTGCTGTTCTACAAGATGTCTGCAGAAGCAGGCCTCGACACATCAAGATTGGGTGTTCCAACCATATTTGTAGGAAAGAATGCTCTTGTGGGATTCCAGACAAAAGAGAACATAATCTCTGCAATAGATGAATGCATCAACAGCTGCAAAGGCGATGAGTACAAGACAGACACAAAACAGGAGATGGACACAGGATTCTCAGATTTTGAGATACCCTTCATCGGAAGAGTAGACCTCACAAAGTGGTCACTTCCGACACTGGCTGTGATACTCGGACTGGTAGACGGATTCAACCCATGCGCTTTATGGGTGCTCATATTCCTGATAACACTCCTTCTCGGAGAAAAAAGCAAGAAAAAGATATGGCTTGTGGTAGGAAGCTTTGTCCTGGCCTCAGCAGTATCATATTTCCTTTTCATGACAGCATGGCTAAACCTTTTCCTCCTGATGGGATATATCCGGATAATAACAATCCTGGTGGGAGTATTTGCTCTGGGGGCAGGGATATCACATCTGAAAGAGTGGTACACATCCAAAGGCGAGCTCACATGCAAAGTCGGAGATGAGGAAAGCCATAAGAAGACAATGAACAGGATACAGAACATAATAGCACAGCCAGTCACAATCGGAGTCATCATCTCAGTCATCGGGCTGGCCTTTGTGGTGAATGCGATAGAATTCGTGTGCTCAGCAGCGATACCAGCAATATTCACCCAGCTGCTTGCATTGAGCGGGATATCCTCATTCCAGCAGTACATGTACATCCTGCTATACCTGTTCTTCTACATGCTGGATCACATAATAATATTCAGCATGGCAGCATTAGCACTCGGAAGCGGGTTCGCCAACAAATACGCGAAATACTGCAAACTGGTAGGCGGCGCAGTACTGTTTGTGCTAGGACTGATAATGCTCTTCGCACCGCACCTATTGAGGTAA
- a CDS encoding caspase family protein → MPDKNKILVLVQRVPRLQHFMISGATHLGRSSEIAWKVPERQMPDEFGQLELGIKICGTSISRNHAGIIRRDDDYLLMDLNSRNGTEVIREWDTGFGRKDINPGRNDPVPLKLERGDTIILGKDFQVSVDDIIEEAGNNHALLVGADGGNLRGVKNDLDNLAYHLARRGYAGNITRLYNGQATKPNVKAALEKAAYTSTSGSHFLFFYSGHGGERGLHLGCFRNLKPAELYQSLSNIRGKKAAVLDCCHSGIFVHGINKLLIPDNTLVLAACAADKRAYEGRSPIMAGSPYMGRFTEALVHYLHENRGNINLQDFKAELERKMSNTVFKVHYQEPRAAGTSFSIVEAHTCRDEQKFKNNS, encoded by the coding sequence ATGCCTGACAAAAACAAGATACTAGTTCTTGTACAGAGAGTTCCTAGACTCCAGCATTTCATGATATCCGGCGCTACACATCTCGGAAGGTCATCTGAGATAGCATGGAAAGTGCCGGAGCGACAGATGCCTGACGAATTCGGGCAGCTCGAATTGGGCATCAAGATCTGCGGCACCAGCATCTCAAGGAACCACGCAGGCATCATCCGGAGAGATGATGATTACCTCCTCATGGACCTCAACAGCAGGAACGGCACAGAGGTCATCAGGGAATGGGATACAGGCTTCGGAAGGAAAGACATCAACCCAGGCAGGAATGATCCTGTGCCGCTGAAACTCGAGAGAGGCGACACCATAATCCTCGGGAAAGATTTCCAGGTGAGTGTCGACGACATAATAGAAGAGGCAGGGAACAACCATGCCCTCCTTGTAGGAGCAGACGGCGGGAACCTGCGCGGAGTGAAGAATGACCTGGATAATCTCGCCTATCATCTGGCAAGAAGGGGATATGCAGGGAACATCACCAGGCTCTACAATGGCCAGGCGACAAAACCGAATGTCAAAGCAGCCCTCGAAAAAGCAGCATACACCTCGACAAGCGGATCGCATTTCCTTTTCTTCTATTCAGGGCACGGGGGCGAAAGAGGGCTGCACCTGGGATGCTTCAGGAATCTCAAGCCTGCGGAACTCTACCAGAGCCTCTCAAACATACGGGGCAAGAAAGCAGCTGTGCTAGACTGCTGCCATTCAGGCATCTTCGTGCACGGCATCAACAAGCTACTGATACCAGACAACACCCTTGTGCTCGCAGCATGCGCAGCTGACAAGAGAGCATATGAAGGACGGTCACCTATCATGGCCGGCAGTCCTTACATGGGGAGGTTCACAGAAGCGCTTGTGCATTACCTGCATGAGAACAGAGGAAACATAAATCTCCAGGATTTCAAGGCAGAGCTGGAAAGGAAGATGTCCAATACAGTATTCAAGGTCCATTACCAGGAACCCAGAGCAGCAGGCACATCATTCTCCATTGTTGAAGCCCATACATGCAGGGATGAGCAAAAATTTAAAAACAATTCCTGA
- a CDS encoding zinc ribbon domain-containing protein, with protein sequence MGIMDRVYLIMGSIMILFGLVSIPVAITKSAWHGCSDDALGPGFSLLEVQGKHMGELTVWEKETFCNKNTIYSIVAIIVIIIGSVFVMGAFVASPPGKCRKCGSAIESGSRFCDRCGMRLK encoded by the coding sequence ATGGGGATAATGGATAGGGTCTATCTCATTATGGGTTCAATTATGATTCTTTTCGGGTTAGTCTCTATACCTGTTGCAATCACCAAGAGCGCATGGCACGGATGTTCAGATGATGCTCTTGGCCCTGGTTTCTCGCTTCTGGAGGTCCAAGGGAAGCATATGGGAGAGCTGACAGTCTGGGAGAAAGAGACCTTCTGCAACAAGAACACCATTTATTCGATTGTCGCTATCATTGTCATCATAATCGGTAGTGTCTTTGTCATGGGAGCTTTTGTCGCTTCCCCTCCGGGTAAATGCAGAAAGTGCGGTTCAGCTATTGAGTCAGGTTCCCGTTTCTGCGACAGATGCGGGATGAGATTAAAATGA
- a CDS encoding glutathione S-transferase N-terminal domain-containing protein yields MKVTLYTAPACPFCIIAKKYLERNKIKFTEIGISKDKKAKEMMIRKSGQENVPVIDVDGSIIIGYDLKKLKGALKI; encoded by the coding sequence ATGAAAGTCACACTATACACTGCACCGGCCTGCCCATTCTGCATCATTGCAAAGAAGTATCTTGAAAGGAACAAAATAAAATTCACAGAGATAGGCATCTCAAAAGACAAGAAGGCCAAAGAGATGATGATAAGGAAAAGCGGGCAGGAAAATGTGCCTGTCATAGATGTTGATGGGAGCATCATCATAGGATATGACCTCAAGAAACTCAAAGGAGCGCTGAAGATATGA
- a CDS encoding FAD-dependent oxidoreductase translates to MAIASSGKIIYHKETAPHVFVVRIGLDGPFDFYPGQFCMLGLEIGGQEVKRPYSIASAKNEKAYLEFCYVMHADGALSRYLAKKVKGDEVIVQGPYGKFFMDNPVPGKDTVFVAGGTGIAPLISMIRCIDFSRTSKDVWLFFGFKTGEFFLYKDELEALEKKHPNFHLIPSISRDDPSWQGRRGYIQTHLELAGSPSGKQVYLCGPSRFTVDVVARLKALGFASEDIHYEGW, encoded by the coding sequence ATGGCGATCGCATCCTCAGGGAAGATCATTTATCATAAAGAGACTGCTCCGCATGTCTTTGTTGTCAGGATAGGGCTTGATGGGCCTTTTGATTTCTATCCCGGCCAGTTCTGCATGCTGGGTCTTGAGATTGGAGGCCAGGAAGTCAAGAGGCCTTATTCTATAGCATCTGCAAAGAATGAGAAGGCATATCTGGAATTCTGCTATGTGATGCACGCAGATGGTGCATTGTCAAGATACCTGGCGAAGAAGGTGAAGGGAGATGAAGTGATTGTGCAGGGCCCTTATGGCAAGTTCTTTATGGACAATCCTGTTCCAGGCAAAGATACAGTATTTGTTGCCGGCGGCACAGGTATCGCCCCTCTGATAAGCATGATAAGATGCATTGATTTCAGCAGGACAAGCAAGGATGTCTGGCTTTTCTTCGGCTTTAAGACAGGTGAATTTTTCCTGTACAAGGATGAGCTTGAGGCACTGGAGAAGAAGCATCCTAATTTCCATCTCATTCCATCAATCAGCAGGGATGACCCTTCTTGGCAAGGCAGGCGCGGGTATATCCAGACCCATCTGGAGCTGGCAGGCAGTCCATCAGGCAAGCAGGTCTATCTTTGCGGGCCTTCCAGGTTCACTGTGGATGTTGTGGCCAGGCTTAAAGCATTGGGTTTTGCTTCAGAAGATATCCATTATGAAGGCTGGTGA
- a CDS encoding sulfite exporter TauE/SafE family protein, translated as MGLLAFMEAMGTSDIAILAAFFIGLMTAISPCPLATNITAIAYASKRIDNSKHTIMVGLLYTLGRMLTYVLIASAIVWFGLNTQSIVLTLQKYGDKILGPLLLIVGIVMLDVIKINFLKTSDKLNKIKEKLAQKGFLGSFLLGVIFALAFCPFSAVLFFGMLIPIALKAGDGLIIPSVFAFATGLPVIIFSFILVYSVSRLGAIMDKISVFERWMRKIVAAVFIIAGFYYIGMMVL; from the coding sequence ATGGGCTTGTTGGCATTCATGGAAGCAATGGGCACAAGCGATATTGCGATCCTTGCTGCTTTCTTTATCGGGCTCATGACAGCAATCAGCCCATGCCCTCTCGCAACAAACATCACAGCAATAGCTTATGCAAGCAAAAGAATAGACAACAGCAAACACACTATTATGGTGGGTCTCCTTTATACTCTAGGAAGGATGCTAACCTATGTCCTGATCGCCTCTGCCATCGTATGGTTCGGGCTAAACACGCAGAGCATTGTACTCACACTCCAGAAATACGGAGACAAAATACTGGGGCCTCTATTATTGATTGTCGGGATTGTGATGCTTGATGTCATCAAAATAAATTTCTTAAAAACAAGTGATAAACTGAATAAGATAAAAGAGAAGCTTGCACAAAAAGGATTTCTCGGCAGTTTCCTTTTAGGAGTGATATTTGCATTAGCATTCTGCCCTTTCAGCGCAGTCTTGTTTTTTGGGATGCTTATACCAATTGCACTCAAAGCAGGAGACGGACTGATAATCCCCTCAGTATTTGCCTTTGCAACAGGACTGCCGGTCATCATATTCTCATTCATACTTGTCTACAGTGTCTCAAGACTGGGGGCCATAATGGATAAGATCAGTGTTTTTGAGAGATGGATGAGGAAGATAGTTGCTGCAGTATTCATAATTGCCGGGTTCTATTACATAGGGATGATGGTGCTCTGA
- a CDS encoding FAD-dependent oxidoreductase yields the protein MASKTKITNNIVFEPRNSYKHNPDANREYDLIVIGMGVAGYASAMYAARLGLKVLIIGEQPGGTLALTGKVENYPGFVSVEGQKLTELLENHAMDYDIDSEIEIVSQVTKEKDGFKAVAGDKSYRSKAIILATGAQVRKLGVKGEDEFFGNGVSYCALCEAAFIKGKTVAVAGGGDSAVKEAILLAEYANKVYIINNEKELHPEEHNRKLLNQKIKKGKIEEINSNEITGIAGKGKVEKIMLKRPYKKKKELPAGSVFVYIGNIPRSELAKKIGVKLNKRKEVIINAHSETNVPGFFAAGDVTNIDWKQAIIGVSQGVTAAYYAYQHVML from the coding sequence ATGGCATCAAAGACAAAGATCACTAATAATATCGTGTTCGAGCCAAGGAACAGCTACAAGCACAATCCAGATGCAAACAGGGAATATGACCTCATTGTCATCGGCATGGGAGTTGCAGGCTATGCAAGCGCGATGTATGCTGCAAGGCTCGGGCTGAAGGTGCTCATCATCGGCGAGCAGCCCGGAGGGACACTTGCGCTCACAGGAAAAGTGGAGAATTATCCTGGCTTTGTCTCAGTAGAAGGCCAAAAACTCACAGAACTTCTTGAGAACCATGCAATGGATTATGATATCGATTCAGAAATCGAGATAGTCAGCCAGGTGACTAAAGAGAAGGATGGATTCAAGGCGGTTGCCGGAGACAAGTCCTACAGATCGAAAGCCATAATCCTGGCAACAGGGGCCCAGGTAAGGAAATTAGGCGTGAAGGGAGAGGATGAATTTTTCGGCAATGGTGTCAGCTACTGCGCATTATGCGAAGCTGCATTCATCAAAGGAAAGACAGTCGCTGTCGCAGGCGGCGGAGACAGCGCAGTCAAGGAAGCCATACTCCTTGCAGAATACGCTAATAAAGTATACATAATCAATAATGAGAAGGAACTGCATCCAGAAGAGCACAACAGGAAGCTATTGAACCAAAAGATCAAGAAAGGGAAGATCGAAGAAATAAACAGCAATGAGATAACAGGGATAGCAGGGAAAGGAAAAGTTGAAAAGATCATGCTGAAAAGGCCATACAAAAAAAAGAAAGAGCTTCCTGCCGGGAGCGTCTTTGTCTATATAGGCAACATACCAAGAAGCGAGCTGGCAAAGAAGATAGGTGTTAAGCTCAACAAGAGGAAAGAAGTGATAATCAATGCTCATTCTGAGACAAATGTCCCGGGGTTCTTTGCAGCAGGAGATGTCACTAATATAGACTGGAAACAGGCAATCATCGGTGTGTCGCAGGGAGTGACAGCTGCCTATTATGCATACCAACATGTCATGCTATGA
- a CDS encoding TM0996/MTH895 family glutaredoxin-like protein, protein MKIEILGAGCPKCKMLEENARKALEELKIKAEIKKVTDIGEIVDHGVMSTPAIVIDGEVKSYGKVATTEEIKKWLK, encoded by the coding sequence ATGAAAATAGAAATATTGGGTGCAGGATGCCCGAAATGCAAGATGCTCGAAGAGAATGCCAGGAAGGCATTGGAAGAGCTGAAAATAAAAGCAGAGATAAAGAAAGTGACTGACATCGGCGAGATTGTGGATCATGGCGTGATGTCCACTCCTGCAATAGTGATTGACGGAGAAGTCAAAAGCTATGGGAAAGTGGCAACCACAGAGGAGATCAAAAAATGGCTAAAGTGA
- a CDS encoding winged helix-turn-helix transcriptional regulator — MTYKDNLRLLKALSEETRYKILEVLLQGERCACQIPALIGRTQSNTSMHLAKLKESGILKSRREGKMMHYSIKDMRVCDLFKAMGYEEGKFLKSCCCMTKKR; from the coding sequence ATGACTTATAAGGACAACCTGAGGCTTCTGAAAGCGCTGAGCGAAGAGACCAGATACAAGATACTGGAAGTGCTTCTCCAGGGAGAGAGATGCGCCTGCCAGATACCTGCGCTGATAGGCAGGACACAGTCAAACACCTCAATGCATCTCGCCAAGCTGAAAGAATCAGGGATACTGAAATCAAGAAGGGAAGGAAAGATGATGCATTACTCAATAAAGGACATGAGAGTCTGCGACCTGTTCAAAGCCATGGGATATGAAGAAGGAAAATTTCTCAAGTCCTGCTGCTGCATGACCAAGAAGAGATGA
- a CDS encoding DUF1385 domain-containing protein, which translates to MTKKCSIDYGGQALIEGVMMKSKTHYAMAVRKPDNKISVKVEKLKLLKKGIVTWPFIRGVVTLFEMLVIGIKALSYSANESIGEEEEKLSSWQVFGTILFSLLLAILLFILLPFWLTKIFIADRGFMFDLVDGLLRVIFFLVYIAGISMMKDIRRIFEYHGAEHMTVHCYESGKKLTVQNVKKFGTAHPRCGTTFILLFLMISILVFTVVRTDQVWMRFAARIVLLPVIAGISYEILRILGKFKHSIISRILSWPGMMLQKMTTRQPDAKQIEVAIRSLQALIKGSGSK; encoded by the coding sequence ATGACAAAAAAGTGCTCTATCGACTATGGCGGACAGGCACTCATAGAAGGGGTCATGATGAAGAGCAAGACCCACTATGCAATGGCTGTCAGGAAGCCAGACAACAAGATATCAGTCAAGGTTGAGAAGCTCAAGCTCCTGAAGAAAGGCATCGTGACATGGCCTTTTATCCGAGGTGTAGTCACATTATTCGAGATGCTGGTCATCGGGATAAAAGCATTGTCCTATTCTGCAAATGAATCAATCGGCGAAGAGGAAGAGAAGCTCAGCAGCTGGCAGGTATTCGGAACAATACTCTTCTCACTTCTCCTTGCAATACTATTATTCATACTGCTGCCATTCTGGCTGACAAAAATATTCATCGCAGACAGGGGATTCATGTTCGACCTCGTCGACGGCCTGCTCAGGGTGATATTCTTCCTTGTCTACATCGCCGGCATATCCATGATGAAGGACATAAGAAGGATATTCGAGTATCATGGAGCAGAGCACATGACAGTCCACTGCTATGAATCCGGCAAGAAGCTGACAGTGCAGAATGTCAAGAAGTTCGGGACAGCGCACCCCAGATGCGGAACAACATTCATACTGCTCTTCCTCATGATAAGCATACTTGTCTTCACTGTGGTGAGGACAGACCAGGTATGGATGAGATTCGCTGCAAGGATCGTGCTCCTGCCGGTGATTGCCGGCATATCCTATGAGATATTAAGGATTCTGGGCAAGTTCAAGCACAGCATCATATCCAGGATATTATCATGGCCAGGGATGATGCTGCAGAAGATGACGACGCGCCAGCCGGATGCGAAGCAGATAGAAGTCGCGATAAGATCACTGCAGGCGCTCATAAAAGGGAGCGGAAGCAAATAA